A section of the Balearica regulorum gibbericeps isolate bBalReg1 chromosome 6, bBalReg1.pri, whole genome shotgun sequence genome encodes:
- the FZD7 gene encoding frizzled-7, with translation MPAGGGGGGAAAAGCPLLGLAALLAALLGTPAGAAAQQYHGEKGISVPDHGFCQPISIPLCTDIAYNQTILPNLLGHTNQEDAGLEVHQFYPLVKVQCSAELKFFLCSMYAPVCTVLEQAIPPCRSLCERARQGCEALMNKFGFQWPERLRCENFPVHGAGEICVGQNTSDAPPGPGGAAGRGATAHPTAGYLPDFLTPPQPPSGFSFSCPRQLKVPPYLGYRFLGERDCGAPCEPARPNGLMYFKEAEVRFARLWVGVWSVLCCASTLFTVLTYLVDMRRFSYPERPIIFLSGCYFMVAVAYAAGFLLEERVVCLERFSEDGYRTVAQGTKKEGCTILFMILYFFGMASSIWWVILSLTWFLAAGMKWGHEAIEANSQYFHLAAWAVPAVKTITILAMGQVDGDVLSGVCYVGIYSVDSLRGFVLAPLFVYLFIGTSFLLAGFVSLFRIRTIMKHDGTKTEKLEKLMVRIGVFSVLYTVPATIVLACYFYEQAFRGTWEKTWLLQTCKTYAVPCPSHFAPMSPDFTVFMIKYLMTMIVGITTGFWIWSGKTLQSWRRFYHRLSTGSKGETAV, from the coding sequence ATGCCGgccggaggaggaggcggcggagCGGCCGCTGCCGGCTGCCCCTTGCTGGGCCTGGCCGCCCTGCTGGCCGCCCTACTGGGGACCCCCGCGGGCGCGGCGGCGCAGCAGTACCACGGCGAGAAGGGGATCTCGGTGCCGGACCACGGCTTCTGCCAGCCCATCTCCATCCCGCTCTGCACGGATATCGCCTACAACCAGACCATCCTGCCCAACCTGCTGGGCCACACAAACCAGGAGGACGCGGGGCTGGAGGTGCACCAGTTCTACCCGCTGGTCAAGGTGCAGTGCTCAGCCGAGCTGaagtttttcctctgctccatgtACGCGCCGGTGTGCACAGTGCTGGAGCAGGCCATCCCGCCCTGCCGCTCTCTCTGCGAGCGGGCCCGCCAGGGCTGCGAGGCCCTCATGAACAAGTTTGGCTTCCAGTGGCCAGAGCGCCTCCGCTGCGAGAACTTCCCCGTCCACGGCGCGGGTGAGATCTGCGTGGGGCAGAACACGTCGGATGCTCCGCCGGGACCTGGTGGTGCAGCGGGCCGGGGGGCCACTGCCCACCCCACGGCTGGCTACCTCCCCGATTTCCTCAcgccgccgcagcccccctccggcttctccttctcctgcccccGGCAGCTCAAAGTGCCCCCTTACTTGGGCTACCGGTTCCTGGGGGAGCGGGACTGCGGGGCCCCCTGCGAGCCAGCCCGGCCCAACGGGCTCATGTACTTCAAGGAGGCGGAGGTGCGATTTGCCCGGCTGTGGGTGGGCGTGTGGTCTGTGCTCTGCTGCGCCTCCACCCTCTTCACTGTGCTCACCTACCTGGTGGACATGCGCCGTTTCAGCTACCCAGAGCGGCCCATCATCTTCCTCTCGGGCTGCTACTTCATGGTGGCAGTGGCCTACGCGGCAGGCTTCTTGCTGGAGGAGCGGGTGGTGTGTCTGGAGCGCTTCTCTGAGGACGGCTACCGCACTGTGGCCCAAGGTACCAAGAAAGAAGGCTGCACCATCCTCTTCATGATCCTCTATTTCTTTGGCATGGCCAGCTCCATCTGGTGGGTCATCCTGTCCCTCACCTGGTTCCTGGCTGCTGGCATGAAGTGGGGCCACGAGGCCATCGAGGCCAACTCCCAGTATTTCCACCTGGCTGCCTGGGCTGTGCCCGCTGTCAAAACCATCACTATCTTGGCCATGGGGCAGGTGGATGGGGATGTACTCAGTGGGGTGTGTTATGTAGGTATCTACAGCGTGGATTCGCTGCGGGGTTTTGTGCTGGCGCCCTTGTTTGTGTACCTCTTCATTGGCACTTCCTTCTTGCTTGCTGGCTTCGTGTCCTTGTTTCGCATCCGCACCATCATGAAGCATGACGGTACCAAGACGGAGAAACTGGAGAAGCTGATGGTGCGCATTGGTGTCTTCAGTGTCCTCTACACAGTGCCTGCCACCATTGTCCTAGCGTGTTACTTCTACGAGCAGGCCTTCCGTGGTACCTGGGAGAAGACGTGGCTCCTCCAGACCTGCAAAACCTATGCTGTACCCTGTCCCAGCCACTTTGCCCCTATGAGCCCAGACTTCACTGTCTTCATGATCAAGTATCTCATGACCATGATTGTTGGTATCACAACTGGCTTCTGGATCTGGTCTGGCAAAACCCTTCAGTCCTGGCGACGCTTCTACCACAGACTCAGCACCGGCAGCAAAGGCGAGACGGCGGTATGA